A genomic stretch from Nocardia wallacei includes:
- a CDS encoding TIGR03621 family F420-dependent LLM class oxidoreductase, giving the protein MTARPFRFAVGFSAAGSRAEWREKAQRAEDLGFDVVQVPDHLGMTSPFPTLVAMAEATTRVRVGTMVLNAGFYRPALLARDVATVDQLTDGRFDFGIGAGPDFAKPEFEVAGLPFPGGRQRIDNLRATINEIRGLFANDHQPPVRPGIPVLVAGRGDRLVRVAAELADIVALAGVPVGDDIDSEDAGTAALARRVDFVRAAAGDRFGGLELGLTVQGVDVRGFGEPDLSMARMFNQTLSDAQLRYLPGFLHGSAREIADTLRHYRDAYGITHYSVPEPRMTALAKVIEELR; this is encoded by the coding sequence ATGACAGCGCGTCCTTTTCGGTTCGCCGTCGGCTTCTCCGCCGCCGGGTCGCGGGCCGAATGGCGCGAGAAGGCACAGCGGGCAGAGGATTTGGGCTTCGACGTGGTCCAGGTGCCCGACCATCTGGGGATGACCTCGCCGTTCCCGACGCTGGTCGCCATGGCCGAGGCGACGACCCGGGTGCGGGTCGGCACCATGGTGCTCAACGCCGGTTTCTATCGGCCGGCACTGCTGGCCCGCGACGTCGCCACCGTGGACCAGCTCACCGATGGGCGATTCGATTTCGGGATCGGCGCTGGGCCGGATTTCGCGAAACCCGAGTTCGAGGTGGCCGGACTGCCGTTCCCGGGCGGGCGGCAGCGCATCGACAACCTGCGCGCGACCATCAATGAGATCCGCGGCCTGTTCGCGAACGACCATCAGCCGCCGGTTCGTCCGGGCATCCCGGTGCTGGTCGCCGGGCGCGGGGACCGTCTGGTGCGGGTGGCGGCCGAACTCGCCGATATCGTGGCGCTGGCCGGGGTGCCCGTGGGTGACGACATCGATTCCGAGGATGCCGGGACCGCCGCGCTCGCCCGCCGCGTCGATTTCGTCCGCGCCGCCGCCGGGGACCGCTTCGGCGGGCTGGAGCTGGGGCTCACCGTGCAGGGGGTGGACGTGCGCGGTTTCGGCGAGCCCGATCTGTCGATGGCCCGCATGTTCAACCAGACCCTGTCGGATGCGCAACTGCGCTACCTCCCCGGCTTCCTGCACGGATCCGCCCGCGAGATCGCCGATACGCTCCGGCACTATCGCGACGCCTACGGGATCACCCACTACTCCGTCCCCGAGCCGCGAATGACGGCCCTGGCGAAGGTGATCGAGGAACTGCGCTAG
- a CDS encoding MFS transporter, whose product MARVKSRPHYNVVFAVLLLGISAYALLQSMVVPVLSVLIPALHTTQSTATWLMTGYLLSASVATPILGRIGDKVGKERMLVVTLVALTIGSLIAALTDSIGVMIVARVIQGLGGGVIPLAFGIIRDEFPARKLHGAVGIASSLIAVGSGVGLVLAGPIVDHLDYHWLFWVPMIITAVAAVAAVLFVPESPVRSPGRINWGAALLLSAWLVALLLAVSKGPAWGWGSGLTLGLFASAVVAAAAWIVVELKSRTPLIDMRTMRIPAVWTTNLVAVLTGAGMYAMMTFLPQLLQTPKAVAGYGLSASITQSGIYLLPLSAAMFVIGLTIGPLSARISPKFIVLIGSLITVPAFVMLAIGHDHSWQIYAAGALLGVGIGLAFSSMPAIIVAAVPPAQTGAATGMNANVRTVGGAIGSAIASVILTSGAQTAHGLPADSGYANVFWFLAGVSVLAAGAAVIVPSVRAHEPHSPRTSSEASPSAAADRIPDETLIAAARSAPEPAVSAAVVSGLDSEARSIAGHVRRENGEPVAGVALTLIDQRGHQVSRTTGGPDGGYHLEVPQAGAYVLIGAANGHRPVAVNVVVAARPLPVDLTLPSSGELSGTVRRADSGEPVAGAAVTLTDTRGEVVGAAVTGADGGYRCRGVPSGTHTVVVVAPGTRPHAATLAVPESGLLRYDAELAPIVTLAGAVRAGDRTVPDAQVTVLDANGRPIATARTDDEGRYRVTDLPAGDYAVITRGYPSVISNVTVTGRSTHDVELSYDHEQLPVR is encoded by the coding sequence ATGGCGCGTGTGAAGTCTCGCCCGCACTACAACGTCGTCTTCGCGGTACTGCTGCTCGGGATCTCCGCGTACGCGCTGCTGCAGTCGATGGTCGTGCCGGTGCTCTCGGTGCTGATTCCCGCCCTGCACACCACGCAGAGCACGGCGACCTGGCTGATGACCGGCTATCTGCTGTCGGCGTCGGTCGCGACGCCGATCCTCGGGCGGATCGGCGACAAGGTCGGCAAGGAGCGCATGCTCGTCGTCACGCTGGTCGCCCTGACGATCGGTTCGCTGATCGCCGCGCTGACCGACTCCATCGGCGTGATGATCGTGGCGCGGGTGATCCAGGGCCTCGGCGGCGGCGTGATTCCCTTGGCGTTCGGCATCATTCGCGACGAGTTCCCCGCGCGCAAGCTGCACGGCGCGGTCGGTATCGCCTCGTCGCTGATCGCCGTGGGCTCCGGGGTGGGCCTGGTGCTGGCCGGGCCGATCGTCGATCATCTGGATTATCACTGGCTGTTCTGGGTGCCGATGATCATCACCGCGGTGGCCGCCGTCGCGGCGGTGCTGTTCGTGCCCGAATCTCCGGTGCGCAGTCCGGGCCGGATCAATTGGGGTGCGGCGCTGCTGCTTTCGGCGTGGCTGGTGGCGCTGCTGCTGGCCGTCAGCAAGGGACCGGCGTGGGGCTGGGGGTCGGGCCTGACGCTCGGGCTGTTCGCGTCGGCGGTGGTGGCGGCGGCCGCGTGGATCGTCGTCGAGCTGAAATCGCGGACACCGCTGATCGATATGCGGACCATGCGCATCCCGGCGGTATGGACCACCAACCTAGTGGCGGTGCTGACCGGTGCGGGCATGTACGCGATGATGACCTTCCTGCCGCAACTGCTGCAGACGCCGAAAGCCGTTGCGGGATACGGTCTGAGCGCGAGCATCACCCAGTCGGGAATCTATCTGCTGCCGCTGTCGGCGGCCATGTTCGTCATCGGCCTCACCATCGGGCCGCTGTCGGCGCGGATCAGTCCGAAGTTCATCGTGCTGATCGGCAGTCTCATCACCGTCCCGGCCTTCGTGATGCTGGCGATCGGCCATGATCACAGCTGGCAGATCTATGCCGCGGGGGCTCTGCTCGGCGTCGGCATCGGACTGGCGTTCTCCTCGATGCCCGCCATCATCGTCGCGGCGGTGCCGCCCGCCCAGACCGGCGCGGCCACCGGCATGAACGCCAACGTGCGCACCGTCGGCGGCGCGATCGGCAGCGCGATAGCCTCGGTCATCCTGACCTCGGGTGCGCAGACCGCGCACGGCCTGCCCGCCGATTCGGGCTATGCCAACGTCTTCTGGTTCCTGGCCGGCGTCTCGGTGCTGGCGGCGGGCGCGGCGGTGATCGTCCCGTCGGTCCGGGCGCACGAACCGCACAGCCCGCGCACGAGCAGCGAGGCGTCCCCGTCCGCGGCGGCCGACCGGATTCCCGACGAGACGCTGATCGCGGCCGCGAGGTCGGCGCCGGAGCCCGCCGTCTCGGCGGCGGTGGTGTCCGGTCTGGACAGCGAGGCCCGGTCCATCGCCGGGCACGTGCGCCGCGAGAACGGCGAGCCGGTGGCGGGCGTGGCGCTGACCCTGATAGATCAACGCGGGCATCAGGTTTCGCGGACGACGGGCGGTCCGGACGGCGGTTACCACCTCGAGGTCCCGCAGGCGGGCGCCTATGTCCTGATCGGTGCCGCGAACGGGCACCGGCCGGTGGCGGTCAATGTCGTCGTCGCCGCGCGGCCGCTGCCGGTCGATCTGACCCTGCCGAGTTCCGGCGAGCTGTCGGGCACCGTGCGCCGGGCCGATTCCGGTGAACCGGTGGCCGGGGCGGCCGTGACACTCACCGACACCCGGGGCGAGGTCGTCGGTGCGGCCGTTACCGGCGCGGACGGCGGCTACCGCTGCCGCGGCGTGCCGTCGGGCACTCACACGGTGGTCGTGGTCGCACCCGGTACGCGTCCGCACGCGGCGACACTGGCCGTGCCCGAGAGCGGACTGCTCCGCTACGACGCCGAACTGGCTCCGATCGTCACGCTGGCCGGTGCCGTGCGCGCCGGGGACCGTACTGTCCCCGACGCCCAGGTGACCGTCCTCGACGCCAACGGCCGGCCGATCGCCACCGCCCGAACCGACGACGAGGGCCGCTACCGAGTCACCGACCTCCCCGCCGGCGACTACGCCGTCATCACCCGCGGTTACCCCTCGGTGATCAGCAACGTCACAGTGACAGGCCGAAGCACCCACGACGTCGAACTGAGCTACGACCACGAACAGCTACCTGTGCGGTAG
- a CDS encoding TIGR03617 family F420-dependent LLM class oxidoreductase yields the protein MKVHLQIEGSPAEVRDSARAIAAAGADGIFSFEGPHDIFFPLVVAAGETDLELMTNVAIAGPRSPLHLAHAAYDLQMYSRGRFRLGLGSQVRVHIEKRYGSQWGRPARRTAESVAAVRAIFAAWEGQAPLDFRGEFFTHTLMPPTFDPGPNPFGPPPVLMGALGPIMTRTAAEVADGLLVMPFNSTRHFTEHTVPAIEEGLRRSNRTLAEFEVIAQAMVAVGRTEAALAAAVDGVARLIAFYGSTPPYRPTLAAEGWEDLQPELNGLSKQGRYTEMRSLITEPMVRTLAAVGTPEECAEQLRERYGTHASDLCCYFPGYDPDHADISDLVTALHAITPPTTHH from the coding sequence GTGAAAGTGCATCTCCAGATCGAGGGGTCCCCGGCCGAGGTGCGTGACAGCGCCAGGGCCATCGCCGCGGCGGGGGCAGACGGAATCTTCTCCTTCGAAGGGCCGCATGACATCTTCTTCCCGCTGGTGGTCGCCGCGGGCGAGACCGATCTGGAACTGATGACCAATGTGGCGATCGCCGGTCCGCGCAGCCCACTGCATCTCGCCCACGCCGCCTACGATCTGCAGATGTACAGCCGGGGCCGCTTCCGGCTGGGCCTGGGTTCACAGGTGCGCGTGCACATCGAGAAGCGCTACGGCAGTCAGTGGGGTCGACCGGCCCGGCGCACGGCGGAATCGGTGGCGGCGGTGCGAGCCATCTTCGCCGCATGGGAAGGTCAGGCGCCGTTGGACTTTCGCGGCGAATTCTTCACCCACACCCTGATGCCGCCCACCTTCGACCCGGGTCCCAACCCGTTCGGCCCGCCACCGGTGCTCATGGGCGCGCTCGGGCCGATCATGACCCGCACGGCCGCCGAGGTCGCCGACGGCCTGCTGGTCATGCCGTTCAACAGCACCCGGCACTTCACCGAGCACACCGTGCCCGCGATCGAGGAGGGCCTGCGGCGGTCGAACCGGACCCTCGCCGAATTCGAGGTGATCGCCCAGGCCATGGTGGCGGTCGGCCGCACCGAGGCGGCGCTGGCCGCGGCCGTCGACGGCGTCGCCCGCCTGATCGCCTTCTACGGATCGACGCCGCCGTATCGCCCCACCCTCGCCGCCGAGGGCTGGGAAGATTTGCAACCCGAGCTGAACGGTTTGTCCAAACAGGGCCGGTACACCGAGATGCGGTCCCTGATCACCGAGCCGATGGTGCGCACGCTCGCCGCCGTCGGCACCCCCGAGGAATGTGCCGAACAACTGCGAGAACGCTACGGCACCCACGCATCCGACCTCTGCTGCTACTTCCCCGGCTACGACCCCGACCACGCCGACATCTCCGACCTGGTCACCGCACTACACGCGATAACCCCACCGACCACACACCACTGA
- a CDS encoding substrate-binding domain-containing protein, giving the protein MDNYLVQIGLPLVALAVSMAAFLWEFVVIRRKQLGYRVQMDTPVTGEIESVYPGVLTQIRPEDGRAEAGLKDLSVVLIRIENNGVTDIDRTDYAMPDGPVGLHLHFPQRRVVGMAVTELSEPTLGDHLEPGRGIGARVDAGQEMGIIDLPKVPMNRHDHYKIFAILQRTAGEGESPAPVLHGKLTGGRVAETRSRTGLSRTVLGFMTFLVAVIVVQFTVALLGDDPPAPDCVSGSLTLVGSSAFEPVVRDAAAAYHKGCPTARFTFAFDGSERGLARVDEEGRGNPGLLAVTDGPKGVGYPDLVPRPLAMAVFAVIVHGGLGVPDLTTEQIRELYRGRIDNWRQLGGPDQPVRLINRALGSGSRETFQQRLLAGGPVPLPQSGCRAVQVTDPPGAAACEVPLTRDMLEAVARTPGAIGYASHAEAAAAPGVVPVALDGHRPGREEAATGDYPFWGVEYAYSKGELPYDSLAAAFLRFLTDRAGKDIVRSRGDTPCEDLPQPGTCGPRP; this is encoded by the coding sequence GTGGACAACTATCTGGTCCAGATCGGACTACCGCTCGTCGCGCTCGCGGTATCGATGGCCGCCTTTCTGTGGGAATTCGTGGTCATTCGCCGCAAACAGCTCGGCTACCGCGTGCAGATGGACACGCCGGTGACCGGTGAGATCGAATCGGTCTATCCGGGCGTACTCACCCAGATACGGCCGGAGGACGGCCGGGCCGAGGCGGGGCTCAAGGATCTGTCGGTCGTGCTGATCCGCATCGAGAACAACGGCGTCACCGACATCGATCGGACCGACTACGCGATGCCCGACGGGCCGGTCGGCCTGCACCTGCACTTTCCGCAGCGCCGGGTGGTCGGCATGGCGGTCACCGAACTGAGCGAGCCGACGCTCGGCGATCACCTCGAACCCGGCCGCGGCATCGGCGCCCGGGTGGACGCTGGTCAGGAGATGGGCATCATCGACCTGCCCAAGGTGCCGATGAACCGGCACGACCACTACAAGATCTTCGCGATCCTGCAGCGCACGGCGGGCGAGGGCGAATCCCCGGCACCGGTGCTGCACGGCAAGCTCACCGGCGGCCGGGTCGCTGAAACCCGCAGCCGCACCGGGCTTTCCCGGACGGTGCTGGGGTTCATGACATTCCTGGTCGCGGTGATCGTGGTGCAGTTCACCGTGGCCCTGCTCGGCGACGATCCGCCCGCGCCGGACTGTGTTTCGGGCTCGCTCACGCTGGTCGGCTCGTCGGCGTTCGAGCCGGTCGTCCGCGACGCCGCCGCCGCGTACCACAAGGGTTGTCCCACAGCGCGTTTCACGTTCGCCTTCGACGGCAGCGAGCGCGGGCTGGCCCGGGTGGACGAGGAGGGCCGCGGGAATCCCGGGTTGCTCGCGGTCACCGACGGACCGAAGGGCGTCGGCTATCCCGACCTGGTGCCGCGTCCGTTGGCGATGGCCGTGTTCGCGGTCATCGTGCACGGTGGGCTCGGCGTGCCCGACCTGACCACCGAGCAGATCCGCGAGCTGTATCGGGGGCGGATCGACAATTGGCGGCAACTCGGCGGGCCGGATCAGCCTGTGCGCCTGATCAATCGGGCCCTCGGCTCCGGGTCGCGGGAGACCTTTCAGCAGCGGCTGCTCGCGGGCGGTCCGGTCCCACTGCCGCAGTCCGGCTGCCGCGCGGTCCAGGTCACCGATCCGCCCGGGGCGGCCGCTTGCGAGGTGCCGCTCACCCGCGACATGCTCGAGGCCGTGGCCCGGACGCCCGGCGCGATCGGCTACGCCTCCCATGCCGAGGCCGCGGCCGCGCCGGGCGTCGTCCCGGTCGCGCTGGACGGGCACCGCCCCGGCCGCGAAGAGGCCGCCACTGGCGACTATCCCTTCTGGGGTGTCGAATACGCCTACAGCAAGGGCGAACTCCCCTATGACTCCCTGGCGGCGGCCTTTCTCCGCTTCCTCACCGACCGCGCGGGCAAGGACATCGTACGCTCACGCGGCGACACGCCCTGCGAGGATCTGCCGCAGCCCGGGACGTGTGGTCCGCGTCCGTGA
- a CDS encoding NUDIX domain-containing protein produces the protein MQQAEPGEHPLAAARREAYEELGLEAEFTGGRRAATRDGRPRR, from the coding sequence ATGCAGCAGGCCGAACCGGGTGAGCATCCCTTGGCCGCGGCACGGCGCGAGGCATACGAGGAACTCGGGCTGGAGGCGGAATTCACGGGTGGTCGGCGAGCGGCCACCCGGGACGGCCGACCGCGACGCTGA
- a CDS encoding DAPG hydrolase family protein: MVRDGALSRRAFVSAAAGAGALILANAAQGRADTGTVRYPGYSPADWSQPYSRFMTERTLPAPTPVTTAHDGPPTPADLIPEFPRLADDLATSGYSAVETGYGRTRSGALWVAVHTPMPRVTAAMWDWWFGWHSIESARYKLWHPDAHMFAATTVGNAADRIPGRPPYIGTVSYVDEYIGPELRQLAIAFQDPRAHGLDVPDDHTIVFARVGSAVAPIDLGWLAHQVRPVPGGSEMRSRFYLDMYGLHIPDAEQAANAVQRGAALDPRDLVPDLPLARDLLLHCGQEMNHLAQFLPELYAQFA; encoded by the coding sequence ATGGTGAGAGATGGTGCGCTGTCACGCCGGGCGTTCGTCTCGGCCGCCGCCGGTGCGGGAGCGCTGATCCTGGCAAACGCCGCACAGGGGCGCGCCGACACCGGAACCGTCCGCTACCCCGGCTACTCCCCGGCCGACTGGTCGCAGCCGTACTCGCGTTTCATGACCGAGCGCACCCTCCCGGCGCCGACCCCCGTCACCACCGCCCACGACGGCCCGCCGACACCCGCGGATCTGATCCCCGAATTCCCGCGCCTCGCCGACGATCTCGCCACGTCCGGCTACTCCGCTGTCGAAACCGGGTACGGGCGAACACGTTCCGGCGCGTTGTGGGTGGCCGTCCACACGCCGATGCCACGGGTCACCGCGGCCATGTGGGACTGGTGGTTCGGCTGGCACAGCATCGAGTCGGCCCGCTACAAGCTCTGGCACCCCGACGCGCACATGTTCGCCGCGACGACGGTCGGCAACGCCGCCGACCGGATTCCGGGCCGCCCGCCGTACATCGGGACGGTGTCCTATGTCGACGAGTACATCGGGCCCGAGCTGCGGCAGCTGGCCATCGCGTTCCAGGACCCGCGCGCACACGGGCTCGACGTGCCCGACGACCACACCATCGTCTTCGCCCGCGTGGGCAGCGCGGTCGCACCGATCGATCTCGGCTGGCTGGCGCACCAGGTCCGCCCGGTCCCCGGCGGCAGTGAGATGCGCAGCCGCTTCTACCTCGACATGTACGGACTGCACATCCCCGATGCCGAGCAGGCCGCGAACGCCGTCCAACGCGGCGCCGCCCTCGACCCCCGCGACCTGGTCCCGGACCTCCCGCTGGCCCGCGACCTGCTGTTGCACTGCGGGCAGGAGATGAATCACCTCGCCCAGTTCCTCCCGGAGCTGTACGCCCAATTCGCTTGA
- a CDS encoding TetR/AcrR family transcriptional regulator, whose protein sequence is MDSGGRQGSSRRRAICEAALDLAAAGGNRAVTHHAVDRRLGIARGSTSYYYRTRQDLLEAAIRHLAEASRAAFHTALENAGDSAERTDLPGRTVSALTDPLDHATELVAGQLDRLLGDRRRDALARYALVPDTAGNEGLRAALAACLFSTPAAEQLMASLGAADSDRAARDLVSLLEGLLFDRLHGARSLPGNATDDLRPTLRLWLAALSDRTR, encoded by the coding sequence ATGGATAGCGGCGGCCGTCAGGGTTCCTCCCGACGCCGGGCGATCTGCGAGGCGGCGCTCGACCTCGCCGCCGCCGGCGGCAATCGGGCGGTCACCCACCACGCCGTCGACCGCCGCCTCGGCATCGCCCGCGGCTCGACGTCCTACTACTACCGCACCCGGCAGGACCTTCTGGAGGCCGCGATCCGGCATCTGGCCGAGGCGTCCCGCGCGGCCTTTCACACCGCCCTGGAGAATGCGGGCGACAGTGCCGAACGCACGGACCTGCCCGGACGCACCGTCTCGGCCCTCACCGATCCACTCGACCACGCCACCGAACTCGTTGCCGGGCAACTGGATCGGTTGCTGGGTGACCGTCGCCGCGACGCGCTGGCTCGCTACGCCCTGGTGCCGGACACGGCCGGGAACGAGGGCCTGCGGGCGGCGCTCGCGGCGTGCCTGTTCTCCACTCCCGCCGCCGAACAGTTGATGGCTTCACTCGGCGCGGCCGACTCCGACCGCGCCGCAAGAGATCTCGTCAGTCTGCTCGAGGGACTCCTGTTCGACCGCCTCCACGGCGCCCGCTCCCTGCCCGGCAACGCCACCGACGATCTCCGGCCCACCCTTCGCCTCTGGCTGGCGGCATTGTCGGACCGGACGCGATAG
- a CDS encoding MFS transporter, translating to MSLLDIASADERRARREPEQPLAASDTRTAIVASLIGTTVEWYDFFLYSTAAGIVFDKLFFPNTSAFVGTMLSFATFAVGFVMRPVGGLVFGHVGDRIGRKRTLALTMAIMGGSTALMGVLPTSAAIGIAAPILLLALRMLQGFALGGEWAGAVLLAVEYSPRRKVGLFGSYPQVGLALGLALGTGVFALLRTVLSESAFLDYGWRIAFGASVVLVVIGLVVRLKIDETPAFREIDRLNRISKVPVVELLFRNLRTRRNTVLGLLSRWGEGAAFNTWGVFAIGFATGHLGFRQVPVLTAVTIAALVMAALIPVSGRLTDRYGPRRVYTVGIAAYGLLVFPVFALFEVGDIVVFTLAIIAVFGVAHALFYGAQGTLYAGLYPPEVRYTGLSFVYQVSGIYASGITPMIVTALIAAAGGTPWLACGYLVATAVVSVIATLFISEDDRLTA from the coding sequence ATGTCGTTGCTGGATATCGCATCGGCGGACGAGCGCCGGGCGCGACGCGAACCGGAACAGCCGCTCGCAGCCTCGGACACGCGCACGGCGATCGTGGCGAGCCTGATCGGCACGACTGTGGAGTGGTACGACTTCTTCCTCTACTCCACCGCGGCGGGCATCGTCTTCGACAAGCTGTTCTTTCCCAACACCAGCGCCTTCGTCGGCACCATGCTGTCGTTCGCGACCTTCGCGGTGGGTTTCGTGATGCGTCCGGTCGGCGGTCTGGTCTTCGGGCACGTCGGCGACCGCATCGGCCGCAAGCGCACCCTCGCGCTGACCATGGCGATCATGGGCGGCTCCACGGCGCTGATGGGTGTGCTGCCCACCAGCGCCGCCATCGGCATCGCCGCGCCGATCCTGTTGCTGGCGTTGCGGATGCTGCAGGGCTTCGCCCTCGGCGGTGAGTGGGCCGGTGCGGTGCTGCTGGCCGTCGAGTACAGCCCGCGCCGCAAGGTCGGGCTGTTCGGCAGTTATCCGCAGGTGGGGCTGGCGCTGGGCCTGGCCCTGGGCACGGGCGTCTTCGCGCTGCTGCGGACGGTGCTGAGCGAATCGGCGTTCCTCGATTACGGCTGGCGAATCGCCTTCGGTGCCAGCGTGGTGCTCGTCGTGATCGGGCTGGTCGTCCGGTTGAAGATCGACGAGACGCCCGCGTTCCGCGAGATCGACCGGCTCAACCGGATCTCGAAAGTGCCCGTGGTCGAGTTGTTGTTCCGCAACCTGCGGACCCGGCGCAACACCGTGCTGGGGTTGCTGTCGCGGTGGGGTGAGGGCGCGGCGTTCAACACCTGGGGCGTCTTCGCCATCGGTTTCGCCACCGGGCATCTCGGGTTCCGGCAGGTACCGGTGCTGACCGCGGTCACCATCGCCGCGTTGGTGATGGCAGCGCTCATTCCGGTGTCGGGGCGGCTGACCGACCGCTACGGTCCGCGCCGCGTCTACACCGTCGGGATCGCCGCGTACGGGCTGCTGGTCTTTCCGGTGTTCGCGCTGTTCGAAGTCGGCGACATCGTGGTCTTCACCCTCGCGATCATCGCGGTGTTCGGGGTGGCGCACGCGCTGTTCTACGGTGCGCAGGGCACGCTGTACGCGGGTCTGTACCCGCCCGAAGTGCGTTACACCGGACTGTCTTTCGTCTATCAGGTGTCGGGCATCTACGCCTCGGGCATCACGCCGATGATCGTCACCGCGCTGATCGCGGCAGCGGGCGGAACACCGTGGCTGGCATGCGGCTACCTGGTCGCGACAGCGGTCGTCAGCGTCATCGCCACCCTGTTCATCAGCGAGGACGACCGCCTCACCGCCTGA